In Sulfuricurvum sp., the following are encoded in one genomic region:
- a CDS encoding peroxiredoxin, whose amino-acid sequence MLELESTAPDFCLSNQDDVEICSRDLRGKWIVLYFYPKDSTPGCTTEACEFSTAVDAYDDMGAIILGVSADSTKSHRNFIEKKSLEITLLSDPTTQMMQDYGVWAMKKNYGKEYMGIVRSTYIIDPQGVVKAAWTNVKVKDHVMKVKEELMKLQG is encoded by the coding sequence ATGTTAGAACTAGAAAGCACTGCCCCCGATTTTTGTTTGAGTAACCAAGACGACGTAGAGATATGTTCACGCGATTTGCGCGGAAAATGGATAGTACTCTATTTTTACCCGAAAGATTCTACTCCGGGATGTACGACCGAAGCGTGTGAGTTTAGTACGGCAGTGGATGCGTATGACGATATGGGGGCGATTATTTTGGGTGTAAGTGCCGATAGCACTAAATCTCATCGTAACTTTATTGAAAAAAAATCGCTTGAAATTACACTACTTAGTGATCCGACCACACAGATGATGCAAGATTACGGCGTATGGGCGATGAAGAAAAATTACGGTAAAGAGTATATGGGGATTGTCCGCTCAACGTACATCATCGATCCACAAGGGGTTGTGAAAGCGGCATGGACAAATGTTAAAGTCAAAGATCATGTGATGAAAGTAAAAGAAGAGTTGATGAAGTTGCAAGGGTGA
- the tsf gene encoding translation elongation factor Ts has protein sequence MAEITAAMVKDLRAATDAPMMDCKKALTECDGDMEKAKDFLRDRGMAQTAKKADRVAAEGLLGIKISDTFASASLVEINSETDFVAKNDGFISLVGNTAAHVFTTGVSSVEELNETSYDAGTFSEYFTAQVARIGEKIVTRRFVTLNAGDNGIVNGYVHSNGRVGVLVAISCDSQKTADAMAPFVKNVAMHAAAMKPTTLSYQDFDPQYVAEETIGRIEAIKTENEELARLKKPLKNVPQYISMSQLTSEVMAAAEEAIKAKLIADGKPEKIWPNIIPGQLARFVDDNTTLDKEQALLDQKYVMDDSLTVAQALAKEAAAHGGTATIVEFVKYEVGEGIEKQVNDFAAEVAAQMA, from the coding sequence ATGGCAGAAATTACAGCAGCGATGGTCAAAGACCTCCGCGCAGCAACTGATGCGCCGATGATGGATTGTAAAAAAGCCCTTACAGAGTGTGATGGCGACATGGAAAAAGCAAAAGATTTTTTGCGTGACCGTGGTATGGCTCAAACTGCTAAAAAAGCAGACCGTGTAGCAGCTGAAGGGCTATTGGGGATCAAAATCTCTGATACTTTTGCATCTGCTTCATTGGTTGAGATCAACTCTGAAACCGATTTCGTTGCGAAAAACGATGGTTTCATTTCTCTTGTCGGAAACACAGCGGCGCACGTATTTACTACGGGTGTAAGCAGTGTAGAAGAGCTTAATGAAACATCATACGATGCTGGAACTTTCTCTGAGTATTTCACTGCTCAAGTAGCTCGTATCGGTGAAAAAATTGTTACACGTCGTTTTGTAACCCTCAATGCAGGTGACAACGGAATCGTAAACGGTTACGTTCACTCAAACGGTCGTGTCGGTGTTCTCGTAGCTATTTCATGTGATTCTCAAAAAACTGCGGATGCAATGGCTCCATTTGTTAAAAACGTAGCAATGCACGCAGCAGCGATGAAACCAACAACTTTGAGTTACCAAGATTTCGATCCACAATACGTTGCTGAAGAGACTATCGGACGTATCGAAGCGATCAAAACAGAGAACGAAGAGTTAGCACGTTTGAAAAAACCTCTTAAAAACGTTCCTCAATACATCTCTATGTCACAACTTACTTCAGAAGTTATGGCAGCAGCAGAAGAGGCTATCAAAGCGAAATTGATTGCTGATGGTAAACCGGAAAAAATCTGGCCGAACATCATCCCTGGTCAATTGGCACGTTTTGTGGATGACAATACTACTTTGGATAAAGAACAAGCATTGTTAGACCAAAAATACGTTATGGACGATTCTTTGACTGTGGCACAAGCACTTGCAAAAGAGGCTGCTGCTCACGGTGGAACTGCTACTATCGTTGAATTTGTGAAATACGAAGTCGGTGAAGGTATCGAAAAACAAGTCAATGACTTCGCAGCTGAAGTTGCTGCACAAATGGCGTAA
- the fliR gene encoding flagellar biosynthetic protein FliR, which produces MEWAEIFSEGRTAAFILLFTRFSALFMAVPIFSHANIPMSLKAAMAFFFTIVFYSSLPPLHIPLDAMTLTVAILGEMLFGLTVGIILQLAYHVITFAGGQISFMMGFTLASAIDPQSGVSMPIIGQFLALVALMILLALDLHHWIILFASESLSTVPLGGFMVTPELFKFIIHGMVNMFVVGFMIAFPITALSMLADVIFGMLMKTMPQFNLLVIGMPIKIGVAFLVLMATLSATMLIVNSQMQNAFHILEKLF; this is translated from the coding sequence ATGGAGTGGGCGGAGATATTTAGCGAGGGGAGAACGGCCGCTTTTATCCTCCTATTTACCCGCTTTAGTGCACTTTTTATGGCGGTTCCGATTTTTTCCCATGCTAATATCCCGATGTCACTTAAAGCGGCGATGGCATTTTTCTTTACTATCGTATTTTACAGCTCTCTCCCTCCTCTTCATATCCCACTGGATGCTATGACCCTTACTGTGGCGATACTTGGTGAGATGCTTTTTGGGCTCACCGTAGGGATAATTTTACAATTGGCGTACCATGTTATCACGTTCGCAGGGGGGCAAATATCGTTTATGATGGGTTTTACCCTCGCATCGGCTATTGATCCCCAATCGGGAGTTTCGATGCCGATTATCGGGCAATTTTTAGCATTGGTAGCATTGATGATACTTTTGGCTCTCGATTTACACCATTGGATAATACTCTTTGCCTCAGAGTCACTATCAACAGTCCCTTTGGGGGGATTTATGGTGACACCGGAACTTTTTAAATTTATTATCCATGGTATGGTCAATATGTTTGTGGTCGGTTTCATGATTGCTTTCCCGATTACGGCACTCTCGATGCTTGCCGATGTTATTTTTGGAATGCTCATGAAAACGATGCCGCAATTTAACTTGTTGGTTATCGGGATGCCGATTAAAATCGGTGTTGCGTTTTTGGTATTAATGGCGACGTTGAGTGCGACGATGCTGATCGTCAATTCTCAAATGCAAAATGCATTTCATATTTTAGAAAAATTATTTTAG
- a CDS encoding globin, giving the protein MLELKITDGALGVRPPVTKPHPGFYFQVGEERFRKLIDDHYEMIRNSDIAFLFPVNDEEDFSNAKKHAADFLIQICGGPDYFNQTRGEPRMVGRHAPFRIDEPARRRWLEFYGVLLPALEDEGVSPEYIQSFWDYLDIFSIWMINTPSH; this is encoded by the coding sequence ATGCTTGAACTTAAAATTACCGACGGTGCACTTGGAGTTCGCCCTCCTGTTACCAAACCCCATCCGGGATTCTATTTCCAAGTGGGCGAAGAGCGTTTCCGCAAATTAATCGATGATCACTATGAGATGATCCGCAACAGCGATATTGCTTTTTTATTCCCCGTCAATGATGAAGAAGATTTTTCTAATGCCAAAAAACACGCCGCCGATTTTCTCATCCAAATTTGCGGAGGACCCGATTATTTCAATCAAACACGTGGAGAGCCCCGCATGGTAGGTCGTCATGCACCATTTCGTATTGATGAACCAGCTCGTCGCCGATGGCTTGAGTTTTACGGTGTTTTACTCCCAGCACTCGAAGATGAAGGGGTAAGCCCTGAGTACATCCAATCGTTTTGGGATTATCTCGATATTTTCTCGATTTGGATGATTAATACACCATCGCATTAA
- a CDS encoding SPFH domain-containing protein codes for MFGIRFIKVTPTEFVIQFKRGEIVREGVGLSFFYFAPTTSLIRIPIGSVDIPFIFEEVTADFQQVTIQGQLTYKIAEPTKLTQLMNFTLASNGKDYVSDDPKKLAQRLINQVQVLTRTSLKTLHLKEALGQSDILVATLKEGLQSIEMLDALGIEVLGLSILAIKPTSETSRALEAEAREQILRESDEAIYARRNAAVEQERSIKENELNTEIAVEHKKRQIKETQMEAEKAVQQKKREIQEAEMATKIALEEQNKELVALSTANAHEEADSKAYAIATVMNAFSGTDPKTLQALASVGMDPGQLVALAFKELAENAGKIGQLNISPELLRELLNRDNSIN; via the coding sequence ATGTTCGGCATAAGATTTATTAAAGTTACACCTACTGAGTTTGTAATACAATTTAAACGAGGGGAAATTGTACGAGAAGGAGTTGGACTTTCATTTTTTTATTTTGCTCCTACTACATCCCTTATTCGTATTCCAATTGGAAGCGTTGATATCCCCTTTATTTTTGAAGAAGTAACAGCTGATTTTCAACAGGTTACCATCCAAGGTCAACTTACTTACAAAATTGCAGAGCCAACAAAACTAACACAATTAATGAACTTTACCCTAGCTTCAAATGGGAAAGATTATGTGTCAGACGATCCAAAGAAACTAGCACAGCGACTTATTAATCAAGTGCAAGTCCTCACACGAACTTCACTAAAAACACTTCATCTAAAAGAAGCGTTAGGGCAATCAGACATACTAGTAGCAACTTTGAAAGAAGGGTTACAATCAATTGAAATGCTTGATGCTTTAGGAATCGAAGTTCTTGGATTATCTATTTTAGCAATTAAACCTACTTCTGAAACCTCACGTGCATTGGAAGCTGAAGCACGTGAACAAATTCTTCGTGAATCTGATGAAGCCATCTATGCCCGACGCAATGCAGCTGTCGAGCAAGAACGTTCCATCAAAGAAAATGAACTAAATACTGAAATTGCCGTGGAACATAAAAAACGCCAAATTAAAGAAACTCAAATGGAAGCGGAAAAAGCCGTTCAGCAAAAAAAGCGAGAAATTCAAGAAGCTGAAATGGCTACAAAAATTGCTTTAGAAGAACAAAACAAAGAGCTAGTTGCCCTTTCAACAGCTAATGCGCATGAGGAAGCTGATTCTAAAGCATATGCTATCGCTACCGTTATGAATGCATTTTCTGGAACAGACCCAAAAACACTTCAAGCATTAGCCAGTGTAGGGATGGATCCAGGGCAACTGGTTGCACTTGCTTTTAAAGAGTTGGCGGAAAATGCAGGTAAAATTGGACAGCTTAACATCTCTCCTGAATTACTAAGAGAACTTCTCAATCGAGACAATAGTATAAATTAA
- a CDS encoding aldehyde dehydrogenase family protein encodes MDAHIWMGSRQVVTQCYTERLSPYDGRVVSRMAECSAEDARQALQIAQKASKIAKKVPLHQRCSWLLDVAAKLREQREEFALTLCNEVGKPITYARVEVDRCIETITLSAETMRTMHGETINTDAMASGRKAHAYWRREAVGVVVAITPFNFPLNLVAHKLAPALVAGNAVVLKPTPEAPLCAYKLAQLFIESPFATPDALSVVYGDAEVGNALVTSDIPRVISFTGSVGIGNIITRNAGIKKISLELGGNAATYIDTSADLDYAASRCAIGAFVNSGQVCISLQRIYVESSIYDRFAAKIADTTAKLVVGSPYNDDTFLGPLINDEAAMRAMSWVESAMEEGARPLTIVHREGRIFYPCVMADVTESMKIVCEEVFAPIVSLVRVDGIDDAIQRMNNSPYGLQFSLFTNNLAHATKVIDECEAGGVVINDMPTLRFDIQPYGGVKLSGVGREGPRFAIEEFSEIKSIVIL; translated from the coding sequence ATGGATGCACATATATGGATGGGGTCACGTCAGGTTGTAACACAATGTTACACGGAGCGTCTCAGCCCGTATGACGGACGTGTTGTTTCGCGCATGGCTGAGTGCAGTGCTGAGGATGCACGTCAAGCTCTGCAAATTGCTCAAAAGGCTTCTAAAATCGCCAAAAAAGTTCCACTCCATCAGCGATGCTCATGGCTGTTGGATGTCGCAGCTAAACTCCGTGAACAACGTGAAGAATTTGCCCTTACGCTATGTAATGAGGTAGGAAAACCGATTACCTACGCACGCGTTGAAGTGGATCGATGCATCGAAACCATCACCCTCTCCGCAGAGACGATGCGGACAATGCACGGTGAGACGATTAATACCGACGCGATGGCGAGCGGACGTAAAGCTCATGCGTATTGGCGTCGTGAAGCAGTGGGGGTGGTGGTCGCGATTACACCATTTAACTTTCCCCTCAATTTGGTGGCTCATAAACTCGCCCCTGCATTGGTTGCGGGAAATGCGGTTGTACTCAAACCGACACCTGAAGCTCCTCTTTGTGCCTATAAGCTTGCACAACTTTTTATCGAAAGCCCTTTTGCGACACCTGATGCTCTGAGTGTTGTCTATGGCGATGCAGAGGTTGGAAATGCTCTCGTTACCAGTGACATCCCTCGTGTTATCAGTTTTACAGGGTCGGTGGGGATTGGTAATATTATTACCCGCAATGCAGGGATTAAAAAAATCTCGTTGGAGCTTGGGGGGAATGCCGCAACCTATATCGACACCAGTGCCGATCTCGACTACGCGGCATCGCGCTGTGCTATTGGGGCGTTTGTAAATTCGGGGCAGGTGTGTATTTCACTGCAACGGATTTATGTGGAGAGCTCTATTTATGACAGATTTGCCGCTAAAATAGCAGATACGACTGCTAAATTGGTCGTTGGTTCACCGTACAATGACGATACTTTTTTAGGACCATTGATTAATGATGAAGCAGCGATGCGTGCTATGAGCTGGGTGGAGAGTGCGATGGAAGAGGGGGCTAGACCACTTACAATTGTGCACCGAGAAGGGCGTATTTTTTATCCGTGTGTGATGGCGGATGTTACCGAATCGATGAAAATTGTCTGTGAAGAGGTATTTGCCCCCATCGTGAGTTTAGTGCGGGTGGATGGAATCGATGATGCAATCCAGAGGATGAATAACTCACCCTATGGATTACAGTTTTCGCTTTTTACCAATAATTTAGCGCATGCAACAAAAGTGATCGATGAGTGTGAAGCAGGAGGGGTGGTTATCAACGATATGCCGACCTTGCGTTTCGATATTCAGCCTTATGGCGGTGTGAAACTCAGCGGTGTCGGGCGTGAAGGACCACGCTTTGCTATCGAAGAGTTTAGCGAAATCAAATCGATAGTCATTTTGTAA
- a CDS encoding ABC transporter ATP-binding protein → MTLLKATSLSHAFDYPLFNDVSMVLDAGESIAIVGVSGSGKSTLLHILSSLLKPNSGEVELFGNDIYSLNDKALVKLRRHDLGLIYQSHYLFKGFSAYENLEVASILAGEKIDNALLERLGIEHVISQKVTELSGGQQQRVSIARILSKKPRLIFADEPTGNLDHATAREVMDLFVDYLEVHSAGMVLVTHDEVLASRCTHLYRLIDGKLVLGK, encoded by the coding sequence ATGACACTATTAAAAGCAACATCATTATCTCATGCATTTGATTATCCTCTTTTTAACGATGTATCCATGGTTCTTGATGCCGGAGAATCAATCGCTATTGTTGGAGTAAGCGGAAGTGGTAAATCAACGTTGTTGCATATCCTCTCCTCACTCTTAAAACCCAATAGCGGCGAAGTGGAACTTTTCGGTAACGATATCTATTCTCTTAATGATAAAGCACTGGTAAAACTTCGCCGTCACGATTTGGGGTTGATCTACCAAAGCCACTATCTCTTTAAAGGGTTTAGTGCGTATGAAAACCTCGAAGTCGCATCGATATTAGCAGGGGAAAAAATCGATAATGCTCTTTTGGAACGGCTAGGAATCGAACATGTTATCTCGCAAAAAGTGACAGAACTCTCCGGTGGTCAGCAACAGCGTGTATCGATTGCCCGAATCCTCTCTAAAAAACCGCGTCTGATTTTCGCCGATGAGCCGACTGGAAATCTCGATCATGCAACCGCTCGTGAAGTGATGGATCTTTTTGTCGATTATTTAGAGGTGCATAGTGCGGGGATGGTGTTGGTAACGCACGATGAAGTGTTAGCATCCCGTTGTACTCATCTCTATCGTTTGATAGATGGGAAACTGGTTTTAGGGAAATAA
- the rpsB gene encoding 30S ribosomal protein S2, which translates to MVTMKDLLECGVHFGHQTRRWNPKMKKYIFGVRKNIYIIDLQKTLRFFRAAYQQVVDAAAEGQTVLFVGTKKQARVAIRDGALACGMPYVDNRWLGGMLTNFPTIQKSIRKLEIIEEMQANGQINLLTKKEALMMNRQKEKLIAYLGGIRNMKTLPDMMFVIDAVKEHIAVQEARNLGIRVVAPLDTNCDPDVIDIPIPGNDDAIRSIQLFCKEMAEAINEGKALRNGGSEEAVVEEEVAAEEVFEAASEEVVAEEA; encoded by the coding sequence ATGGTAACTATGAAAGACCTTTTAGAGTGCGGTGTACACTTCGGTCACCAAACACGTCGTTGGAACCCAAAAATGAAAAAATACATTTTCGGTGTTCGTAAAAACATTTATATCATCGATCTTCAAAAAACATTGCGTTTTTTCCGTGCTGCTTACCAACAAGTAGTAGATGCTGCTGCTGAGGGTCAAACAGTTCTTTTCGTAGGAACTAAAAAACAAGCTCGCGTTGCGATCCGTGACGGTGCTCTTGCATGTGGAATGCCATACGTTGATAACCGCTGGTTGGGTGGAATGTTGACTAACTTCCCAACAATCCAAAAATCAATCCGTAAACTTGAAATCATCGAAGAGATGCAAGCAAACGGACAAATCAACCTTTTGACTAAAAAAGAAGCGTTGATGATGAATCGTCAAAAAGAGAAATTGATTGCATACCTTGGTGGTATCCGTAACATGAAAACATTGCCGGATATGATGTTCGTTATCGATGCGGTAAAAGAACACATTGCGGTTCAAGAAGCTCGTAACCTCGGTATTCGTGTTGTTGCACCATTGGATACTAACTGTGATCCAGACGTTATCGACATTCCAATCCCTGGAAATGATGATGCAATCCGTTCTATCCAACTTTTCTGTAAAGAAATGGCAGAAGCGATCAATGAAGGTAAAGCACTTCGTAACGGTGGAAGCGAAGAAGCGGTTGTAGAAGAAGAAGTTGCGGCTGAAGAAGTTTTCGAAGCGGCTTCAGAAGAAGTTGTAGCAGAGGAAGCGTAA
- a CDS encoding prohibitin family protein, with the protein MATDMNDYFNKKKNEEKKSAGNNGGFNTPKPPKFDFNMNPQKTGFFWLIGGILLILLLAKPFVIITEGERGILSTNGKYEDQALMPGLHFMIPLIQRIYIVDTKMHIINYTAKVDTVATAGDGIILKPAITVLDKRGLPVAIDITVQYRMNAQLASQTVSNWGFNWEDKVIDPVARDVVRNVVGQYEAESLPIMRNAIAQKIESGIRSVVEHGKNSPAALESVQLREITLPQKVKDQIERVQVAKQEVEKAQQDVERAKQEAFKKATEAQGIANSITIQAEAQAKANHLIGASLTPGLLKLEQIQVQGKFNEALKENKDAKIFLTPGGSTPNIWLDTKSGDNQKISSTGK; encoded by the coding sequence ATGGCAACCGATATGAACGATTATTTTAACAAGAAAAAAAATGAGGAAAAAAAATCAGCTGGTAACAACGGTGGATTTAATACCCCTAAGCCTCCTAAATTTGATTTCAATATGAATCCTCAAAAAACAGGTTTCTTTTGGCTAATTGGCGGAATTTTGTTAATTCTTTTACTTGCCAAACCTTTTGTCATTATCACTGAAGGGGAGCGCGGCATCCTCTCTACCAATGGAAAATACGAAGATCAAGCACTTATGCCTGGGCTTCATTTTATGATTCCACTCATCCAACGAATTTACATTGTCGATACCAAAATGCATATCATCAACTATACTGCTAAAGTTGATACCGTTGCCACAGCGGGTGATGGTATTATTCTCAAACCTGCCATCACCGTTTTAGACAAGCGGGGGCTTCCTGTTGCCATCGACATTACCGTTCAATACCGTATGAATGCCCAACTTGCTTCTCAAACGGTTTCAAATTGGGGCTTTAACTGGGAAGACAAAGTCATTGATCCCGTAGCTCGTGATGTCGTTCGTAACGTTGTCGGTCAATATGAAGCAGAATCGTTGCCGATTATGCGTAATGCTATTGCTCAAAAAATTGAAAGCGGTATTCGCAGTGTGGTCGAACACGGCAAAAATTCTCCCGCTGCTCTCGAATCGGTTCAATTACGCGAAATCACTCTTCCTCAAAAAGTAAAAGATCAAATTGAGAGGGTACAAGTCGCGAAACAAGAGGTTGAAAAAGCTCAACAAGATGTAGAGCGTGCAAAACAAGAGGCATTTAAAAAAGCGACGGAAGCACAAGGTATTGCAAACTCTATCACCATTCAAGCCGAAGCACAAGCTAAAGCTAATCACCTGATTGGTGCTTCATTGACTCCGGGATTACTCAAACTTGAACAGATTCAGGTACAAGGAAAATTTAACGAAGCACTTAAAGAGAATAAAGATGCTAAAATTTTCTTAACACCGGGAGGCTCAACCCCTAATATTTGGCTCGATACCAAAAGTGGCGATAACCAAAAAATAAGCTCAACCGGAAAATAA
- a CDS encoding DUF3373 family protein — MKQRFLGSIVAAALITTTAVADDALMQRFDKMEKEMNALKAELNTLKGEKEAAAKQSGTNTADVSKDLDDIKDQISNLNKKTNGNNVKFGVDFRTSVDNLQYTMADGSKQSNAAFLSNRLWLNMNYVATKNLSFTGQLAYNKAFGDRSKSPDGALSSYDGFDWISSESAYNDTMRVRSAYFFYQDDEFLGTDIPWTISIGRRPSTEGHLINLRDDDKASSPLAHTVNVEFDGASAKFGMENLIGLNGSYFKLCAGRGMSNAEPRFNSAPYAHSGDLETNDIDMVGIIVVPYDDKQYSTGFQYTHANNLIDMLNQNPASGMTTVGALDTATAFAMVNGVGNDWGEFLDNTILFASVAMSKTDPYANKTMLGSPDSKTGRSYWIGAQFPSFISEEGKWGVEFNRGTKYWRPITYGEDTLIGSKIATRGNAYELYFTEPLVKDILTFQLRYTYIDYKFSGSNGFFGTTTGMPMSMSDAVNAGYGGQIVDKAQDIRAYIRYKF; from the coding sequence ATGAAACAACGGTTTTTAGGTTCTATCGTTGCGGCAGCACTGATCACTACCACTGCGGTAGCTGATGATGCACTAATGCAACGATTTGATAAAATGGAAAAAGAGATGAATGCGCTCAAAGCTGAGCTTAATACCCTAAAAGGTGAAAAAGAAGCAGCAGCAAAACAATCAGGAACGAATACAGCAGATGTCTCGAAAGATTTGGATGACATCAAAGATCAAATCTCAAATCTCAATAAAAAAACCAATGGCAACAATGTAAAATTTGGTGTTGATTTTCGTACCAGTGTTGATAATTTGCAATACACAATGGCTGATGGTAGCAAACAAAGCAACGCTGCTTTCCTAAGCAACCGTTTATGGCTAAATATGAACTATGTAGCCACCAAAAATCTCAGTTTCACAGGTCAACTGGCTTACAACAAAGCATTTGGAGACCGTTCAAAATCACCCGATGGTGCACTAAGCTCGTATGATGGTTTTGATTGGATCAGCAGTGAATCAGCTTACAACGATACCATGCGTGTTCGCTCAGCCTATTTCTTTTATCAAGATGATGAATTTTTAGGAACAGATATCCCATGGACGATTAGTATCGGTCGCCGTCCTTCTACTGAGGGGCATCTTATTAATCTTCGTGATGACGACAAAGCCTCATCTCCACTTGCCCATACTGTCAATGTGGAGTTTGACGGTGCCAGTGCAAAATTCGGGATGGAAAATCTCATTGGGCTTAATGGTTCGTATTTTAAACTCTGTGCCGGTCGCGGTATGAGTAATGCGGAACCGCGATTTAACTCTGCTCCCTATGCACACAGTGGTGATTTAGAAACCAACGATATTGATATGGTTGGTATTATCGTTGTCCCTTATGATGATAAACAATACAGTACCGGTTTCCAATACACCCATGCAAACAACCTTATCGATATGCTTAATCAAAATCCTGCATCTGGAATGACAACTGTTGGTGCTCTCGATACCGCAACGGCATTTGCTATGGTTAATGGTGTAGGTAACGATTGGGGTGAGTTTTTAGATAATACCATACTCTTTGCTAGCGTAGCTATGTCAAAAACAGATCCTTATGCGAATAAAACAATGCTTGGCTCACCGGACAGTAAAACCGGACGCAGTTATTGGATCGGCGCACAATTTCCATCGTTTATCAGTGAAGAGGGGAAATGGGGAGTTGAATTTAACCGAGGAACCAAATATTGGCGTCCAATCACCTATGGTGAAGATACCCTTATCGGTTCTAAAATCGCTACACGCGGAAATGCGTATGAACTCTATTTTACAGAGCCACTCGTGAAAGATATCTTAACTTTCCAACTTCGCTATACCTATATCGATTATAAATTTAGCGGTAGTAACGGTTTCTTTGGAACAACTACCGGTATGCCTATGAGTATGAGCGATGCGGTAAATGCAGGATACGGTGGACAAATCGTCGATAAAGCTCAAGATATTCGCGCCTATATCCGTTATAAATTCTAA
- a CDS encoding branched-chain amino acid transaminase, producing the protein MNEAKYIWMNGSLKPWNDAKIHVLSHTLHYGNGAIEGTKAYKTPKGYAIFRLNDHTKRLIESAKMTLIKVPYTVEELNQAQIELLRANEFTGENVYLRPIVYLGYGVMGVYHKEAPVEVAVAAWEWGAYLGEEGMKRGIRLKISSFSRPNNKSNMGKAKAVGNYLNSQMAKFEAVEAGYDEALLLDDEGYVAEASGAAFFMIKDGEIITPPNDNSLASITQKTVLEMAEKMGYKVTRRKITREEIYVADEAFLTGTAAEITPIREVDARVLGAGGRGPITEKIQSSYFDIVYGRNPDYDHYLTYIN; encoded by the coding sequence ATGAATGAAGCCAAATACATTTGGATGAACGGCAGTTTAAAACCTTGGAATGACGCGAAAATCCACGTCCTTTCCCACACATTACACTACGGTAACGGTGCTATCGAGGGGACAAAAGCGTATAAAACCCCAAAAGGGTACGCAATTTTTCGTCTAAACGACCACACAAAACGGTTGATTGAGTCTGCAAAAATGACCCTGATTAAAGTTCCTTATACGGTTGAAGAGTTAAACCAAGCACAAATTGAGCTTTTGCGTGCCAATGAATTTACCGGTGAAAACGTCTATCTCCGCCCTATCGTTTATCTAGGATACGGTGTTATGGGTGTCTATCACAAAGAAGCACCGGTTGAAGTAGCCGTTGCCGCATGGGAATGGGGTGCTTATCTTGGTGAAGAGGGGATGAAACGGGGAATTCGTCTTAAAATTTCATCATTCAGCCGTCCGAACAACAAATCGAACATGGGTAAAGCCAAAGCGGTCGGAAACTATCTCAATTCTCAAATGGCAAAATTTGAAGCGGTTGAAGCGGGATATGATGAAGCCCTTCTTCTCGATGATGAGGGTTACGTTGCTGAAGCGAGCGGTGCCGCATTTTTTATGATTAAAGATGGAGAGATTATCACCCCTCCAAATGATAACTCACTCGCCTCTATTACCCAAAAAACAGTTTTAGAGATGGCAGAAAAAATGGGATACAAAGTAACCCGCAGAAAAATCACTCGTGAAGAAATCTATGTCGCTGATGAAGCATTCCTGACGGGAACCGCTGCTGAAATCACCCCAATTCGCGAAGTTGATGCACGCGTTCTCGGTGCAGGAGGACGTGGACCGATCACTGAAAAGATTCAAAGCAGCTATTTTGATATCGTATACGGACGTAACCCTGATTACGACCACTATCTAACCTATATCAACTAA